The following nucleotide sequence is from Rhodothermus sp..
ATGGACAGCGCGGAAGATTTTGTCGACGAGCTGTCGGTCGTCGGGGTTTTTTTCGAGCTGGAGCAGGTCGTGCTCCAGGTCTTCGAAGATTTCGCGGGTCTCGACAATAAAACTCTCGACAATCTCCCGCATCTCCTCCGAGAAAATTGGATGGGTGCTCATAGCACTATTTACTGGCTGCTATTGGTGGGGACCTCAGGTATCCGAATCTTTTTTATGGGTGTCAAACAGGCGGTCGATTTCGTCCTGCGAGGTTGGGGTGCCGCTGTTGTTGAAGAGGGCGTCGATCTCCTCCTGCGAAGCCGGGGTTGCATCTGCTTCGTCAGGGGAGAGGAACGCATTATTTTGCAAGGCTTGGAGTAAGGCATCGACCTTTTCCTGGCGGGAGCGGTCGCGGTCGTAACGCGCGTTTGGATCAAACGTCCCTTCTGGAAAGAGCTGCTGGGGCAACTCCAATCCTTCCAGTACTTCACCTCCCAGCCGCTGGATGAGTTGCGCCATACGGCGTCGAACGGACTCGATCAGATGATTGACGGCGGCCAGCTGTTGCGCGGTAATATCCTGCACCTGTAGCGAAAGCATGATCCGGTTCATACGCTCCCGCAAGGAGTTGAGGAGTTGCTGCTGCGCTTCCAGCATGGCCTGCAGCGTGGCGTAGTGCTGGTTGCGTTCTTCCAACAGCGATTGTAGCTGGTTTTGCCAGCTGGACGGCAGGTGTTGCCATAGCTGCGCGTCCTGTTGCTGCAGGGTCTGCAACGTTTCAGGCGCCGAAGCCCATGAGGTTTTGAAGGTGTCCAGATCGCGGAGCGCCTCGTCGATCAGGTCGAGGATCTCCGTGGTGGCCATTTCTGTGGCCTGGGTGACGCTCTTGAGTTGCGAGCTGGCCCGGGGCATTTTGAGCGTGCTTTCGGTCAATGAATCATTGACCTCCGAAAGCAACGGCGCAATCTCGCGCAGGAAATAGACTACTTCTTCGATGAATGGAATGGCACGTTGCCCCAGGATAAAGACGGCGCGCAGCTCATTCAGTTTAGAGAGCAGATCCTGAATGTAATGGGCAGTCATTGCAGTCTCCTCAGGTGGTTTTCAGAATCAGGTTGATCTTTTCGCGGAGCACCTCAGGCGTAAAAGGCTTCACGATATAGTTGTTGACACGGGCCTGCATGGCCGCAATCACATCCTCTTTCATGCCGCGTGTAGTTACCATCAAAATGGGCAGATTCCCAAAGCGGGCATGACTACGAATAGCTTTGGTAAGCTCCAGCCCATTCATGTTGGGCATGTTCCAGTCGGTGATGACAAAGTCGATGGAGCCCTGTTCGAGTTTTTCCAGTGCCTCGACCCCATCACTGGCTTCTACGACATCGGTGTAGCCGATCTCGCGTAGCGCGTTGCAGACGATGCGGCGCATTGTGGGTGAGTCATCGACGACCAGGAATGTCATGGCTGCACTCTTGACTTTTTAAGAGATAAACTTGGACACTTCGTACTGAAGGCGTTGTGGGTCAAAAGGTTTGGTCAGGTAAGCCTGTACGCCCAGTTGCTGGCTCTGGCTGACCAGCTCTGCATCTTCGAGCGAGGACAGCACCAGGATCGGAATATGGGCATACTCCGGATCGGAGCGC
It contains:
- a CDS encoding protein phosphatase CheZ, whose amino-acid sequence is MTAHYIQDLLSKLNELRAVFILGQRAIPFIEEVVYFLREIAPLLSEVNDSLTESTLKMPRASSQLKSVTQATEMATTEILDLIDEALRDLDTFKTSWASAPETLQTLQQQDAQLWQHLPSSWQNQLQSLLEERNQHYATLQAMLEAQQQLLNSLRERMNRIMLSLQVQDITAQQLAAVNHLIESVRRRMAQLIQRLGGEVLEGLELPQQLFPEGTFDPNARYDRDRSRQEKVDALLQALQNNAFLSPDEADATPASQEEIDALFNNSGTPTSQDEIDRLFDTHKKDSDT
- a CDS encoding chemotaxis response regulator CheY, which translates into the protein MTFLVVDDSPTMRRIVCNALREIGYTDVVEASDGVEALEKLEQGSIDFVITDWNMPNMNGLELTKAIRSHARFGNLPILMVTTRGMKEDVIAAMQARVNNYIVKPFTPEVLREKINLILKTT